The following are encoded together in the Elusimicrobiota bacterium genome:
- a CDS encoding transglycosylase SLT domain-containing protein produces MKGKLGWATVAVGLALCASPSFSATTALVKISVRIPEGTVVGDKLGPTEEFARVLLGSRVQGALIPSTSDQSATLRYEAAQWNQTAPAAKREEARAGLLKLWGNALTIESPDSQARPDPFQTVPGYLQPKKAETWKPAFKAMGLVDTPAFRSASFTQAYDNGRGSAASPLGAPVVLAAANLPNLPAQTAAPVARPFVPARLQPAPKAPETAPVPVAPQAEVRDMSPDPAQQPGGLYEGVIVPIADEYGVSPDVVRALIAAKANCGSADACDRNLMGLSAGVVRAYGYKTKDISDAAVNIRVGTRLLAQLLKQFDGDIHRALAAYQVGPAAVIKSRGIPNDPGVKNLLAAFEKAFRGTLPKRSVQAVAAPAQSLAKEVAAEIQEGALGLADLARGNPKVARYRPLIQKMAGLTGIDADLMEAMVMQENPWGDPRKTSSEGAVGLGQLMPQTAAMLGVKDSTDPAQNLKGMAKHLKYLLDKYGGNKVLAVAAYNAGEGRVDRVGRVPNIKETKTYVQRVMGFYADLTGAEVDLSPYMPSRSR; encoded by the coding sequence ATGAAGGGCAAGCTCGGTTGGGCAACGGTCGCTGTGGGGCTGGCGCTCTGCGCGTCCCCCTCGTTCTCGGCGACCACTGCTTTGGTCAAGATATCCGTCCGCATCCCTGAAGGGACCGTGGTGGGCGACAAGCTCGGCCCCACCGAGGAGTTCGCGCGCGTCCTGCTCGGCTCCCGCGTCCAAGGGGCCCTCATCCCGTCGACCTCGGACCAGAGCGCGACTTTGCGCTACGAAGCGGCCCAATGGAATCAGACCGCGCCCGCAGCCAAGCGTGAGGAAGCCCGCGCCGGACTCCTCAAGCTCTGGGGAAACGCCCTGACCATCGAGAGCCCGGACAGCCAGGCCCGGCCTGACCCTTTCCAGACCGTACCAGGCTATCTCCAGCCCAAGAAGGCCGAGACCTGGAAGCCCGCCTTCAAGGCCATGGGCCTAGTCGACACGCCGGCTTTCCGGTCCGCCAGCTTCACCCAGGCCTACGACAACGGCCGCGGCTCAGCAGCTTCCCCTTTAGGCGCCCCGGTCGTGCTGGCGGCCGCCAATCTCCCCAATCTCCCTGCTCAGACCGCAGCCCCCGTGGCCAGACCCTTTGTCCCGGCCCGTTTGCAGCCGGCGCCAAAGGCCCCTGAAACGGCACCCGTCCCGGTCGCGCCTCAGGCCGAGGTGCGCGACATGTCCCCGGATCCGGCCCAGCAGCCCGGTGGACTCTATGAGGGCGTCATCGTCCCGATCGCGGATGAATACGGAGTCTCCCCGGACGTAGTCCGGGCCCTCATCGCGGCCAAGGCCAACTGCGGCTCCGCCGACGCCTGCGACCGCAACCTCATGGGCCTCTCCGCCGGGGTGGTCAGGGCCTACGGCTATAAGACCAAGGACATCTCGGACGCGGCCGTGAACATCCGCGTCGGGACGCGCCTGCTGGCGCAACTCTTGAAGCAGTTCGACGGGGACATCCACCGCGCCCTGGCGGCCTATCAGGTCGGCCCGGCCGCGGTCATCAAGAGCCGCGGCATCCCCAACGACCCGGGGGTCAAGAATCTCCTGGCGGCTTTCGAGAAAGCCTTCCGCGGCACCCTTCCCAAACGCTCGGTCCAGGCCGTGGCGGCCCCGGCGCAGTCTTTGGCCAAGGAAGTCGCGGCCGAGATCCAGGAGGGCGCTCTTGGCTTGGCCGACCTGGCCCGCGGCAATCCCAAGGTCGCGCGCTACCGGCCCCTCATTCAGAAGATGGCGGGGCTGACCGGGATCGACGCCGACCTCATGGAAGCCATGGTCATGCAGGAGAATCCATGGGGCGACCCGCGGAAGACCTCCTCGGAGGGCGCCGTCGGCCTGGGCCAGCTCATGCCGCAGACCGCGGCCATGCTGGGAGTCAAGGATTCCACCGACCCGGCCCAGAACCTCAAGGGCATGGCCAAGCACCTCAAGTACCTGCTGGACAAATACGGCGGCAACAAGGTGCTGGCTGTGGCCGCCTACAACGCGGGCGAAGGGCGGGTGGACCGCGTCGGCCGCGTCCCCAACATCAAGGAGACCAAGACCTACGTGCAGCGGGTCATGGGCTTCTATGCCGATTTGACCGGCGCGGAAGTGGATCTCTCGCCCTACATGCCGAGCCGCTCCCGCTAG
- a CDS encoding phosphatase PAP2 family protein, producing MTRTKVLRNAVLCILLAAGIAAAKGPQRKQPALYLSEAALQTLQLPPAPVPGSALDKADLIQLHDWEKRRTKQQCAAAQAQEHAYFDEFFGDISPFVKPLPQEAADFLRQVQDDVDVAVGRLKDQNQRPRPYRHDSSLHPCLGRIGGLSYPSGHAALSSVYALMLSELVPARTPEFLTAAGKAALNRVIGGVHHPSDIEAGKLLGDMLYARFSKDPAFQAQIESLRASLAK from the coding sequence ATGACCAGAACCAAAGTCCTGCGCAACGCAGTCCTCTGCATCCTGCTGGCCGCGGGCATCGCCGCGGCCAAGGGACCGCAGCGCAAGCAGCCGGCCCTGTATCTGTCGGAGGCTGCCCTGCAGACCCTGCAGTTGCCGCCGGCCCCGGTCCCGGGCTCCGCCCTGGACAAGGCCGACCTCATCCAACTGCACGACTGGGAGAAGCGGCGCACCAAGCAGCAGTGCGCCGCGGCGCAGGCCCAGGAGCACGCATACTTCGACGAGTTCTTCGGCGACATCAGCCCCTTCGTCAAGCCGCTGCCCCAGGAGGCGGCCGATTTCCTGCGCCAGGTCCAAGACGACGTGGACGTGGCCGTGGGCCGGCTCAAGGACCAGAACCAGCGGCCGCGCCCGTACCGGCATGACTCCAGCCTCCACCCCTGCCTGGGCCGTATCGGAGGGCTCTCCTATCCCAGCGGCCACGCCGCCCTCTCAAGCGTCTACGCCCTGATGCTCAGCGAGCTGGTCCCGGCCCGCACCCCGGAATTCCTCACTGCGGCAGGCAAAGCCGCCCTGAACCGGGTCATCGGGGGCGTGCACCATCCCTCGGACATAGAGGCTGGCAAGCTTCTGGGCGACATGCTTTACGCTCGATTCAGCAAGGACCCCGCCTTCCAGGCGCAGATAGAGAGCCTGAGAGCTTCCCTAGCGAAATAA
- a CDS encoding acyl-CoA dehydrogenase family protein, with the protein MDYDLNEQQKAIIEVAYELAREKIRPVREQYDRTEEFPWPVVEDIRKADLLGVYLPEKYGGMGGGTLDLCLAVEQLSRGCAGIALCVAGSGLGTIPILLFGSEAQRQRWIPNLASGQKLAAFAITEAEAGSDATAMKTTAKLDGDHYVLNGSKVFISGGEVSEVYVVFATTNPARGARGIGAFVVEKGTPGFTFGKKEHKMGIRANPTYELVFQNCRIPKGNLLYKEGYGLFVAQTTFDMSRPGVAAQGLGIAQGALDETLAYVRVRKQFGQAVVSHQAISHMVADCATAIEASRALLYSTTKAMDAAMKPAIDTAMTNGTVVFDEMNRLKIRRYTKESAMCKVLCSDTAMKVSTDCVQMCGGIGYMRDFPVEKYMRDAKITQIYEGTNQIQRNEIAAMVIKEAATAKLLG; encoded by the coding sequence ATGGATTACGACCTGAACGAGCAGCAGAAGGCCATCATCGAGGTCGCTTACGAGCTGGCCCGCGAGAAGATCCGGCCGGTGCGCGAGCAGTACGACCGGACCGAGGAGTTCCCCTGGCCGGTGGTCGAGGACATCCGCAAGGCCGACCTCTTAGGGGTCTACCTGCCCGAGAAGTACGGCGGCATGGGAGGGGGGACTCTGGACCTCTGCCTGGCCGTCGAGCAGCTCTCCCGGGGCTGCGCCGGCATCGCCCTGTGCGTGGCCGGCTCGGGCTTGGGCACCATCCCGATCCTGCTCTTCGGCAGCGAGGCCCAGCGCCAGCGCTGGATCCCCAATCTGGCCTCGGGACAGAAGCTCGCCGCCTTCGCCATCACCGAAGCCGAAGCCGGTTCCGACGCCACGGCCATGAAGACCACGGCCAAACTCGACGGCGACCACTACGTGCTCAACGGCTCGAAAGTGTTCATCTCCGGGGGGGAGGTCTCCGAAGTGTACGTGGTCTTCGCCACCACCAACCCGGCCCGGGGCGCCCGCGGCATCGGCGCCTTCGTAGTCGAGAAGGGCACGCCGGGGTTCACCTTCGGCAAGAAAGAGCACAAGATGGGCATCCGCGCCAACCCCACCTACGAGTTGGTGTTCCAGAACTGCCGCATCCCCAAGGGGAACCTGCTCTACAAGGAAGGCTACGGCCTCTTCGTGGCCCAGACCACCTTCGACATGTCCCGGCCCGGCGTGGCCGCGCAAGGCCTGGGCATCGCCCAAGGAGCTCTCGACGAGACCTTGGCCTACGTGCGGGTGCGCAAGCAGTTCGGCCAAGCCGTGGTGAGCCACCAAGCCATAAGCCACATGGTCGCCGACTGCGCCACGGCCATCGAGGCCAGCCGGGCCCTGCTCTACTCCACCACCAAGGCCATGGATGCCGCGATGAAGCCGGCCATCGACACGGCCATGACCAACGGCACCGTGGTGTTCGACGAGATGAACCGGCTCAAGATCCGGCGCTACACCAAGGAATCGGCCATGTGCAAGGTGCTCTGCTCGGATACAGCCATGAAGGTGAGCACGGACTGCGTGCAGATGTGCGGCGGCATCGGCTACATGCGGGACTTCCCCGTGGAGAAGTACATGCGCGACGCCAAGATCACGCAGATCTACGAGGGGACCAACCAGATCCAGCGCAACGAAATCGCGGCCATGGTCATCAAGGAGGCGGCGACCGCCAAGCTGCTGGGCTGA
- the rnc gene encoding ribonuclease III, whose product MSHLPPLEDVIGYHFRDQQLLKEALSHKSYASESQSAVYNERLEFLGDSILSAVVAHELYVRHPDDAEGGLSKRKAHLVSRPSLAHWATEIGLGAHLLLGVGEDSSGGRTRASLLSNALEALIGAIYMDGGYAPAAAFIRGCLDRHRPAAEADYKSVLQEVLQKKYKAPPNYETTSSEGPDHDKTFKVRVHFGKRVLGHGEGKSKKEAEQAAARDALQKLDAPES is encoded by the coding sequence GTGAGCCATCTCCCGCCTTTGGAAGACGTCATCGGCTACCACTTCCGCGACCAGCAGCTGCTCAAGGAAGCGCTGTCGCACAAGTCCTACGCCTCGGAAAGCCAGTCTGCCGTCTACAACGAGCGGCTGGAGTTCCTGGGCGACAGCATCCTCTCCGCGGTGGTCGCCCACGAACTCTACGTCCGGCATCCGGACGACGCAGAAGGAGGGCTGTCCAAGAGGAAGGCCCACCTGGTCTCGCGGCCGAGTCTGGCGCACTGGGCCACAGAGATCGGCCTCGGGGCGCACCTGCTGCTGGGCGTGGGGGAGGATTCTTCCGGCGGCCGCACCCGGGCGAGCCTCCTGTCCAACGCCTTGGAGGCGCTCATCGGGGCCATCTATATGGATGGAGGCTACGCGCCGGCCGCAGCCTTCATCCGCGGCTGCCTCGACCGCCACCGGCCGGCGGCCGAGGCCGATTACAAGAGCGTGCTGCAGGAGGTCCTGCAGAAGAAGTACAAGGCCCCGCCGAACTATGAGACCACCAGCTCCGAGGGGCCGGACCACGACAAGACCTTCAAAGTCCGGGTCCACTTCGGCAAGCGGGTCCTCGGCCACGGCGAAGGCAAGAGCAAGAAGGAGGCCGAGCAGGCGGCCGCGCGCGACGCCCTGCAGAAGCTGGACGCTCCAGAATCTTGA
- the acpP gene encoding acyl carrier protein, whose amino-acid sequence MADTSVSVADRVKKIIVEQLGVDASEVKPEAHFVNDLGADSLDTVELVMALEEEFDMEIPDDQAEKIQTVGQAVDYINGHAKK is encoded by the coding sequence ATGGCGGATACCAGCGTCAGCGTCGCAGACCGCGTCAAGAAGATCATCGTCGAGCAGCTCGGGGTGGATGCCTCAGAGGTCAAGCCGGAGGCCCATTTCGTCAACGACCTGGGCGCCGACTCCCTCGACACCGTGGAGCTGGTGATGGCCCTCGAGGAAGAGTTCGACATGGAGATCCCCGATGACCAGGCCGAGAAGATCCAGACCGTCGGCCAGGCCGTCGACTACATCAACGGACACGCCAAGAAGTAG
- the fabG gene encoding 3-oxoacyl-[acyl-carrier-protein] reductase, which produces MPEAPVATRRLAGKTAIITGAAQGIGYSMAELFGREGASIVVVDVDEAKAAEAAGKLSAAGVPCLSAKADVSKYEDCEAVVKTAIEKFGKVDILINNAGVTRDNLLMRMADADWDLVLAINLKGTFNFTKAVARPMLKARAGRIINIASIVGQMGNAGQANYCASKGGVIALTKSCAREFASRGVLVNAIAPGFIRTRMTDAIPEEAKKKLLEAILLGRMGEPDDIARAALFLAGEDSSYITGQVLGVNGGMYM; this is translated from the coding sequence ATGCCTGAAGCCCCCGTCGCGACCCGCCGATTGGCGGGCAAGACCGCGATTATCACCGGTGCCGCGCAGGGCATCGGCTACAGCATGGCCGAACTCTTCGGGCGCGAAGGCGCCTCGATCGTGGTCGTCGACGTGGACGAGGCCAAGGCTGCGGAAGCCGCGGGGAAGCTCTCCGCCGCCGGGGTTCCGTGCCTGTCGGCCAAGGCCGACGTCTCGAAGTACGAGGACTGCGAAGCCGTGGTCAAGACCGCCATCGAGAAGTTCGGCAAGGTGGACATCCTGATCAACAACGCCGGCGTCACGCGGGACAACCTGCTCATGCGCATGGCCGACGCCGACTGGGACCTGGTCCTCGCCATCAACCTCAAGGGCACCTTTAATTTCACCAAGGCCGTGGCTCGACCCATGCTCAAGGCCCGCGCGGGGCGCATCATCAACATCGCCTCCATCGTTGGCCAAATGGGCAATGCCGGTCAAGCCAACTACTGCGCCTCCAAGGGCGGCGTCATCGCGCTCACCAAGTCCTGCGCCCGCGAGTTCGCCTCGCGCGGCGTCCTGGTCAACGCCATCGCGCCGGGCTTCATCCGCACGCGCATGACGGACGCCATACCGGAAGAGGCCAAGAAGAAGCTCCTGGAGGCCATCCTGCTCGGGCGCATGGGCGAGCCGGATGACATCGCGCGCGCGGCGCTCTTTTTGGCCGGCGAAGATTCGTCGTACATCACCGGGCAGGTGCTCGGGGTCAACGGCGGGATGTACATGTAG